The following is a genomic window from Verrucomicrobiia bacterium.
CGGTGAAATCTGCACTGTCCTGCGCGAAGAATGGGGCGAATACCGCGGAGCGGTGGTTTTGTGAACTACAAAATTGACCACTTAGGCATCGCGGTTCGGAACCTCAAGGAATCCGTGGAATTCTACCTCAAAAATTTTGGCGGCGAACCCTCCCGGGTTTTTGAATCGGACGCGGACAGTGTCCTGATTCAATTCGTCCATTATGGCAATCAGCGTATCGAATTGCTTCAGCCGATTACGAAGTATTCCCCCATTGCCCGTTTTCTGGAGAAAAACGGCCCCGGCCTGCACCACCTCTGCTTCGGCGTTCAAAATATTGTTACCGAACTGGCCCGCTTGAAAACCGAGGGTTTCCGGCTCATCGATGAAGTTCCCCGCATCGGCGCCGAAGGTAAAAAAATCGCCTTCCTCCACCCCAAATCCTCCGGCGGGGTTCTAATCGAACTCAAAGAAACCGCCTAAGAACGTAGAGGCACGGCGAGCCGTGCCCTACTTGCCTTTGTTTTCGCCGGCTCGTATTATCCCAATGAATGACGCCACAGGATTTTACTCAAATGGAGGTTTTGGCCACCGCTTTTCAGGTCAAAACCGGCGGCGAAAACCGCAAAAAACACCAGTTTTTGCGGGATGAATACCTAACCCGACGCAAAGAGGCAGCAGTTGGTGGAAGTGAAGAGGCCCGCAAAAAGCACACCTCCGCCGGCAAAATGATGGTGCGGGAGCGGATTCGCAAACTTCTGGACCCCGATTCCGCCTTCCTCGAACTTTCGCCGCTGGCGGCCAACGGCCTCTACGGCGGCGGCATCCACGCCGCCGGACTCGTGACCGGCATCGGCTATGTCTCCGGTAGGCCGGTGATGGTTGTCGCCAACGACGCCACCATCAAAGGGGGAACCTATTTTCCGGTCACGGTCAAAAAGCACCTCCGCGCGCAGGAAATCGCCTTACGATTGAATCTGCCCTGCATCTATCTGGTCGATTCCGGCGGCGCGTTTCTCCCCCTGCAGGCCGATGTTTTCCCCGACCGGGAGCATTTTGGCCGGATTTTTTACAACCAGGCCCGAATGTCCGCCGCCCGCGTTTTCCAAATCGCCGTCGTTTTGGGCTCCTGCACGGCGGGGGGGGCCTACATCCCGGCAATGAGCGATGAATCGATAATCGTCAAAAATCAGGGCACCATCTTCTTGGGCGGCCCGCCATTGGTCAAGGCCGCCACGGGGGAGGAGGTGAGCGCCGAGGAACTGGGGGGCGGCGATTTGCACTCGCGCCGCTCCGGCGTCACCGACCATCTGGCGGAAAACGAGGAGGAGGCCCTGGAGCGCTGCCGCGCGATTGTCGCCACGCTGCCCAAGCCGACCCAGACCTTCGGCCAGCCGCGCGCCGAGACCGAAGAGCCCTTGTACGATTTTGACGAACTGTATGACATCATGCCCGCAGACATCCGCAAGCCCTGGGACGTGCGGGAGCTTCTGGCCCGGCTTCTGGACGGCAGCCGCTTCCTTGAATTCAAACAGCTCTACGGCACCACGCTCGTCTGCGGCTTCGGTTCCATCTACGGCTATCAAGTGGGCGTCCTGGCCAACAACGGCGTTCTCTTTTCCGATTCGGCCTTGAAGGCCACCCATTTCATCGAGCTTTGCAACCAGCGCCAGATCCCCCTTTTATTTTTGCAGAATATTACCGGTTTTATGGTCGGCCGGGAGGCGGAAGCGGGGGGCATCGCCAAGGACGGCGCCAAAATGGTGATGGCGGTGGCCAATTCGAACATCCCCAAACTGACCGTGATTATCGGCGGCAGCTACGGAGCGGGGAATTATGCAATGTGCGGGCGGGCCTACGAGCCGGTCTTTTTATGGATGTGGCCGCAGGGACGCATCTCGGTTATGGGCGGCGAGCAGGCCGCGATGGTCCTTTCCACCGTCAAGCGGGAGGCGACGCCGGAAGAAAAAGAGGCGATTGAAAAGCCGATTTTGGAAAAATACGAAATCGAGGGCTCCCCTTATTTCTCGACCGCCCGCCTGTGGGATGACGGAATTTTGTTGCCGGAAGAAACCCGCGCCACCCTGGGGCTGGCCCTCGAACTTGCTTACCAGTCCCCCTATCAGGAGACCCGCTTTGGCGTTTTTCGAATGTAAGTTTCTTTCCGTCGAGCGGGAAGGTATGGCCGCCACCGTCTGGCTTTCCCGTCCGGAGGTCAAAAACGCCTTTCAT
Proteins encoded in this region:
- the mce gene encoding methylmalonyl-CoA epimerase, with the translated sequence MNYKIDHLGIAVRNLKESVEFYLKNFGGEPSRVFESDADSVLIQFVHYGNQRIELLQPITKYSPIARFLEKNGPGLHHLCFGVQNIVTELARLKTEGFRLIDEVPRIGAEGKKIAFLHPKSSGGVLIELKETA
- a CDS encoding carboxyl transferase domain-containing protein, encoding MTPQDFTQMEVLATAFQVKTGGENRKKHQFLRDEYLTRRKEAAVGGSEEARKKHTSAGKMMVRERIRKLLDPDSAFLELSPLAANGLYGGGIHAAGLVTGIGYVSGRPVMVVANDATIKGGTYFPVTVKKHLRAQEIALRLNLPCIYLVDSGGAFLPLQADVFPDREHFGRIFYNQARMSAARVFQIAVVLGSCTAGGAYIPAMSDESIIVKNQGTIFLGGPPLVKAATGEEVSAEELGGGDLHSRRSGVTDHLAENEEEALERCRAIVATLPKPTQTFGQPRAETEEPLYDFDELYDIMPADIRKPWDVRELLARLLDGSRFLEFKQLYGTTLVCGFGSIYGYQVGVLANNGVLFSDSALKATHFIELCNQRQIPLLFLQNITGFMVGREAEAGGIAKDGAKMVMAVANSNIPKLTVIIGGSYGAGNYAMCGRAYEPVFLWMWPQGRISVMGGEQAAMVLSTVKREATPEEKEAIEKPILEKYEIEGSPYFSTARLWDDGILLPEETRATLGLALELAYQSPYQETRFGVFRM